The following are from one region of the Amedibacterium intestinale genome:
- a CDS encoding VRR-NUC domain-containing protein: protein MREKEIEQKLVDTVKKHGGICPKFVSPGFSGMPDRIVLLPKGKFAFVELKAPNKKPRPLQVARHKLLMGLGFRVYVIDGIEQIGGIIDEIRAT, encoded by the coding sequence ATGCGAGAAAAAGAAATAGAACAAAAACTTGTTGATACTGTAAAAAAGCATGGTGGTATTTGTCCTAAATTCGTATCTCCTGGTTTTTCAGGAATGCCGGATAGAATTGTTCTTCTACCAAAAGGCAAGTTTGCTTTTGTGGAACTTAAAGCACCAAATAAAAAACCGAGACCTTTGCAAGTAGCTAGGCATAAATTATTGATGGGGCTTGGCTTTCGAGTTTATGTCATTGATGGGATAGAGCAAATTGGAGGTATTATTGATGAAATACGAGCCACATAG
- a CDS encoding DEAD/DEAH box helicase, with amino-acid sequence MKYEPHSYQKYATNFIERNSIAALLLDMGLGKTSITLTALNNLLFDYFDVHRILVVAPLRVARTTWSDEIEKWDHLSNLTFAIAVGTEKERIAALGQKADITMINRENLQWLIEKSGQSFEYDMVVIDELSSFKNHQAKRFKALMKVRPKVKRIVGLTGTPSSNGLMDLFAEFKILDMGVRLGRFIGQYRNAYFTPDKMNGPIVYSYKPLPSAEKIIYEKISDITISMKATDHLKMPELIECETVVKMSEKEKKNYTTLKKELVLSIPDGEITVANAASLSNKLSQMANGAIYFEDNEFVTIHDRKLDALEDLIESANGKPLLVAYWFKHDLERIKERFDVREIKTSDDIKDWNDGKILVAVIHPASAGHGLNLQSGGSTLVWFGLTWSLELYQQTNARLYRQGQKNTVVIHHIITKGTIDEDIVKALKRKDKTQSSLIDAVKAKL; translated from the coding sequence ATGAAATACGAGCCACATAGTTATCAGAAATATGCAACCAACTTTATCGAAAGAAATTCAATAGCAGCATTACTACTTGATATGGGACTTGGAAAAACAAGCATCACGCTGACTGCACTTAACAATCTGCTGTTTGATTACTTTGATGTTCATCGCATCTTAGTAGTCGCACCTCTTCGAGTAGCAAGGACAACATGGTCGGATGAAATTGAAAAGTGGGATCATCTTTCTAATCTTACCTTTGCGATTGCAGTTGGAACAGAAAAAGAAAGAATTGCAGCATTGGGACAAAAAGCGGATATCACAATGATCAACCGTGAAAATCTGCAGTGGCTGATAGAAAAGAGTGGACAATCCTTTGAGTATGACATGGTGGTGATCGATGAACTGAGTTCCTTTAAGAATCATCAAGCTAAAAGATTTAAAGCGTTGATGAAAGTCAGACCAAAAGTAAAAAGAATCGTGGGACTTACGGGTACGCCATCAAGTAATGGACTTATGGATCTGTTTGCAGAATTCAAAATCTTAGATATGGGAGTAAGACTTGGAAGATTTATAGGACAGTATCGAAATGCATACTTTACACCTGATAAAATGAATGGTCCTATTGTTTATAGCTATAAGCCTCTTCCTTCTGCAGAAAAGATTATTTATGAAAAAATATCTGACATAACAATTTCAATGAAAGCTACTGACCATTTAAAAATGCCTGAACTAATTGAATGTGAAACAGTGGTGAAAATGTCAGAAAAGGAAAAGAAAAACTATACAACCTTGAAAAAGGAACTTGTACTTTCTATCCCTGATGGTGAAATAACTGTAGCCAATGCAGCATCACTTTCAAATAAGCTGTCACAAATGGCAAATGGTGCAATTTATTTTGAAGATAATGAATTTGTAACAATCCATGATAGGAAATTAGATGCACTTGAGGATTTGATTGAAAGTGCAAATGGTAAACCTCTACTTGTTGCTTATTGGTTTAAACATGATCTTGAGCGAATAAAAGAAAGGTTTGATGTTCGTGAAATTAAAACTTCTGATGATATAAAGGATTGGAATGATGGAAAAATTCTTGTAGCAGTTATTCATCCGGCAAGTGCAGGTCATGGACTTAATCTTCAAAGTGGAGGTTCTACACTTGTTTGGTTTGGTCTTACTTGGAGCTTAGAACTTTATCAGCAAACCAATGCAAGACTTTATAGACAAGGTCAAAAGAATACAGTTGTTATTCATCATATCATTACTAAAGGAACGATTGATGAAGATATAGTGAAAGCATTAAAACGAAAAGATAAAACTCAAAGTAGTTTAATTGATGCAGTAAAAGCAAAATTGTAA
- a CDS encoding HNH endonuclease yields the protein MPRKPKKPCGYPGCPNLTEGRYCTEHEKEMNHSYEKYGRDKAVRRRYGRAWKRIRDSYVKEHPFCELCFKNGIIVPVDEVHHKLPLAEGGTHDRSNLISLCKSCHAKIHGERGDYQNGKKNRIYKYDE from the coding sequence TTGCCAAGAAAACCGAAGAAACCATGCGGCTATCCCGGTTGTCCTAATTTAACCGAAGGAAGATACTGCACGGAGCATGAAAAAGAAATGAACCATTCTTACGAGAAGTATGGCAGAGATAAAGCTGTACGCCGTAGGTATGGAAGAGCATGGAAACGAATCCGTGACAGCTATGTTAAAGAGCATCCGTTTTGTGAATTGTGTTTTAAGAATGGAATCATTGTTCCGGTAGATGAAGTTCATCATAAGTTACCACTTGCTGAAGGTGGAACACATGATAGAAGTAATCTCATTTCTCTTTGTAAATCATGCCACGCAAAAATACACGGAGAACGTGGAGATTATCAAAACGGTAAAAAAAATAGAATTTACAAATATGATGAATGA
- a CDS encoding P27 family phage terminase small subunit → MPTKSNNIGGRGGARPGAGRKKSAVKDKANSGNPGGRKLEILDIPDVEGVEMPKPHDFLSAKQRDGEELQASDIYEETWQWLKKIGCASKVSPQLLERYAMCSARWIQCEEMTNKLGFLSKHPTTGKPIPSPFINIGINYMNQAVRLWNEIFQIVKENCSTDYDDAAPQNDLMERLLRAREGR, encoded by the coding sequence GTGCCTACAAAATCAAATAATATAGGCGGCCGTGGTGGTGCAAGACCGGGTGCAGGTCGCAAGAAATCGGCTGTAAAAGATAAAGCGAACAGTGGAAATCCCGGAGGTAGAAAATTAGAAATTTTAGATATACCAGATGTTGAAGGCGTGGAGATGCCAAAGCCACATGATTTCTTGTCTGCAAAACAAAGAGACGGAGAAGAACTTCAAGCATCAGATATTTATGAAGAAACGTGGCAGTGGCTTAAAAAGATAGGATGTGCATCAAAAGTATCCCCTCAGTTATTAGAGAGATATGCGATGTGTTCTGCTCGTTGGATCCAGTGCGAAGAGATGACTAATAAATTAGGTTTTCTTTCCAAGCATCCAACAACAGGCAAACCTATACCATCTCCATTTATTAACATTGGCATTAACTATATGAACCAAGCTGTAAGGTTATGGAATGAAATATTTCAGATTGTAAAAGAAAACTGCAGCACCGATTATGATGATGCTGCACCACAAAATGATTTGATGGAACGCTTATTAAGAGCAAGGGAAGGAAGATAA
- a CDS encoding S-adenosylmethionine synthetase N-terminal domain-containing protein, which produces MIEKVNPKHPDKIADRIAGAIVDLAYAKEDNPKIAVEVLIGHGMCHAIIETSAVLDEKDIEDVITRIAGNVTPDIVIVPQDTHLAKNQEEKIKCGDNGIFKGVPLTSEQKMLSVIANEIYDAYPYDGKYILNGDRLIICQSNAKTTDLKSTYPNAQINPLGDWTGGTDVDTGATNRKLGSDMGDSVTGGGLHGKDLSKADVSVNIYAFLKAQETGKTVNLVCAIGDDTIDGKPYSEIVEIAREYIHSVGGFEKFAEWGLF; this is translated from the coding sequence ATGATTGAAAAAGTAAATCCAAAACATCCAGATAAAATCGCAGATAGAATTGCAGGAGCAATTGTCGATTTAGCTTATGCAAAAGAAGATAATCCAAAGATTGCAGTTGAAGTGTTAATCGGACATGGTATGTGCCATGCGATTATTGAAACATCAGCTGTTCTTGATGAAAAAGATATTGAAGATGTAATCACTCGTATTGCTGGGAATGTTACTCCCGATATTGTGATTGTTCCTCAAGATACACATCTTGCTAAGAATCAAGAAGAGAAAATCAAGTGTGGAGATAATGGAATCTTCAAAGGTGTACCTTTAACATCTGAACAAAAAATGCTATCCGTTATTGCAAATGAAATCTACGATGCATATCCATATGATGGAAAGTACATTCTTAATGGCGATAGACTTATTATTTGTCAAAGTAATGCAAAAACTACAGATTTAAAATCTACATATCCAAATGCTCAAATCAATCCTCTTGGTGATTGGACTGGTGGAACTGATGTTGATACAGGTGCTACCAATAGAAAACTTGGTTCTGATATGGGAGATTCAGTTACAGGTGGAGGACTTCATGGTAAGGATTTATCAAAAGCAGATGTATCTGTAAATATATATGCATTCTTAAAAGCACAAGAAACAGGAAAAACTGTGAATCTTGTTTGTGCAATTGGTGATGATACGATTGATGGAAAACCGTATAGTGAAATCGTTGAAATCGCAAGAGAGTATATTCACTCTGTTGGAGGGTTTGAGAAATTTGCAGAATGGGGTCTTTTTTAG
- a CDS encoding site-specific DNA-methyltransferase has product MGKTTTEMKLVEVSKLIPYVNNARTHSAEQVMKLRSSLREFGFINPVIIDRELNVIAGHGRIIAAKEEGIKEVPCVFVDYLTEAQKKAYILADNRMAMDAGWDEELLRIEIESLQGEDFNIALTGFDENDLAELFGNDDTTDVEDDDYDLSEALEKAAFVKRGDVWTVGRHRLMCGDATSEEDVSTLMDGKKANLVLTDPPYNVAFESSDGLSIKNDKMKSDNFYEFLLSAFKNMANHLEKGGAAYVFHADTEGLNFRKAFIDAGFHLSGCCIWVKNSLVLGRSDYQWQHEPVLYGFLQNGKHYWSKNAGRSQTTIWNFDKPKKNQNHPTSKPLDLLAYPIGNSSQENAIVIDTFGGSGSTLMTCEKTNRICYTMELDEKYASVILRRYVEDTGNSDDVFVIRNGEKIPYSALVKEVEDGDEKNE; this is encoded by the coding sequence ATGGGTAAAACAACAACAGAAATGAAACTTGTTGAAGTTTCAAAGCTTATTCCTTATGTCAATAATGCAAGAACCCACTCTGCCGAACAAGTAATGAAACTTCGTTCTTCTCTTCGTGAGTTTGGTTTTATCAATCCGGTTATCATTGATAGAGAATTAAATGTTATTGCAGGTCATGGAAGAATCATCGCTGCAAAAGAGGAAGGAATCAAAGAAGTACCATGTGTGTTTGTTGATTATTTAACTGAAGCACAAAAGAAAGCATACATCTTGGCAGATAACCGAATGGCGATGGATGCAGGTTGGGATGAAGAATTACTTCGTATTGAGATTGAATCTTTACAAGGTGAGGATTTTAATATTGCCTTAACCGGATTTGATGAAAATGACTTAGCTGAGTTATTTGGAAATGATGATACTACTGATGTGGAGGATGATGATTATGATTTATCTGAGGCATTGGAAAAAGCAGCATTTGTCAAACGAGGAGATGTTTGGACTGTTGGAAGACACAGACTTATGTGTGGTGATGCTACAAGCGAAGAAGATGTATCTACTCTAATGGATGGAAAGAAAGCAAATCTTGTTTTAACCGATCCACCATACAATGTAGCATTTGAAAGTTCAGATGGTCTTTCGATTAAAAATGACAAAATGAAAAGTGATAACTTTTATGAATTTTTGCTTTCTGCATTTAAAAATATGGCAAACCATTTGGAAAAAGGCGGTGCTGCATATGTGTTCCATGCAGATACTGAAGGACTTAATTTTAGAAAAGCATTCATTGATGCCGGATTTCATTTGTCCGGATGTTGCATTTGGGTAAAAAACTCACTTGTCTTAGGACGTTCTGATTATCAGTGGCAGCACGAACCGGTGCTTTATGGCTTTCTTCAAAATGGAAAACACTACTGGAGCAAGAACGCAGGAAGAAGTCAAACTACAATATGGAATTTTGATAAGCCAAAGAAAAATCAAAATCATCCAACTTCTAAGCCGTTAGATTTGCTTGCTTATCCTATTGGAAATTCAAGTCAGGAAAATGCAATCGTTATTGATACATTCGGTGGCAGTGGTTCTACTTTGATGACCTGTGAAAAAACAAATCGTATTTGCTATACGATGGAACTTGATGAGAAATATGCATCAGTCATCCTTAGAAGATATGTGGAAGATACAGGTAATAGTGATGATGTCTTTGTTATTAGAAATGGTGAGAAGATTCCATACTCTGCTTTAGTAAAAGAAGTTGAGGATGGTGATGAGAAAAATGAATAA
- a CDS encoding DNA cytosine methyltransferase — MNKLTLGSLFDGSGGFPLGGLISGITPLWASEIEPFPIRVTTKRMPFVKHYGDISKMNGGEIEPVDIITFGSPCQDMSIAGKRDGLGGSRSSLFYEAIRIIKEMRCKTNGKYPRFIVWENVPGAFSSNKGDDFKAVIEEICKIKDGLLSVPKPTKWSNAGKIMGDDFSVAWRVFDAQFWGVPQRRRRIYLVADFGGFSAGKILFESEGLSGYSSKSISSWKDTTCGTRTSIEDASNSVVFENHGQDTRFKELEEIAPTVLSTYGTGGNNQPFVVSNVKSFDVRLTSEGTKNARANVYETDVSRTLDTGGTTPDRNQGGVAVVSYGIGRPAMNQGYNAKFSFQVEEEVEPTIVAAGASGVAHPVYSSSKASFFTSAEKEKANTLVATDYKDPPIVNEPQYIVRRLTPTECARLQGFPDWWCSELETENPTDEDIRFWREVFETHRLVIGKSTKPKSDNQIIKWLKNPHSDSAEYKMWGNGVALPNVVFVLSGIVWATQLEE, encoded by the coding sequence ATGAATAAATTAACACTAGGAAGTTTATTTGATGGTTCAGGTGGATTTCCATTAGGAGGCTTGATTTCCGGAATTACCCCATTGTGGGCATCGGAGATTGAGCCTTTTCCTATTCGAGTCACAACAAAAAGAATGCCGTTTGTAAAACACTATGGTGACATTTCTAAAATGAATGGTGGAGAAATAGAACCGGTTGATATTATCACATTTGGTAGTCCTTGCCAGGATATGAGTATTGCAGGAAAAAGAGATGGCTTAGGAGGTTCTCGCTCTAGCCTTTTCTATGAGGCAATACGAATCATTAAAGAAATGAGGTGTAAAACAAATGGAAAATATCCAAGATTTATCGTTTGGGAAAACGTGCCAGGAGCATTTAGTTCCAACAAAGGAGATGACTTCAAAGCAGTCATTGAAGAAATCTGCAAAATCAAAGATGGATTATTGTCAGTGCCTAAACCTACAAAGTGGAGCAATGCAGGAAAAATCATGGGAGATGATTTCTCAGTCGCTTGGCGAGTGTTTGATGCTCAATTTTGGGGAGTACCCCAAAGAAGAAGACGTATCTACCTTGTCGCAGATTTTGGAGGTTTCAGTGCAGGAAAAATATTATTTGAGTCAGAAGGCTTGTCTGGGTATTCTTCGAAGAGCATCTCTTCGTGGAAAGACACTACCTGTGGTACTAGAACAAGCATTGAAGATGCAAGCAATAGCGTAGTGTTTGAAAATCATGGCCAAGATACTAGGTTCAAAGAATTAGAAGAAATAGCACCAACTGTACTTTCAACTTATGGTACAGGCGGAAATAATCAGCCTTTCGTTGTTTCGAATGTGAAAAGCTTTGATGTGAGATTAACTTCGGAAGGAACAAAGAATGCTCGTGCTAATGTATATGAAACGGATGTATCTCGAACTCTTGATACCGGAGGAACTACTCCTGATAGAAATCAAGGTGGTGTTGCAGTAGTTTCCTATGGTATTGGCAGACCTGCTATGAATCAAGGATATAATGCAAAGTTCAGTTTCCAAGTTGAAGAAGAAGTTGAACCTACCATTGTGGCAGCCGGTGCTAGTGGTGTTGCTCATCCTGTATATAGTTCTTCTAAGGCATCTTTTTTTACTTCAGCAGAGAAAGAAAAAGCAAATACACTAGTAGCTACCGACTATAAAGATCCTCCAATTGTCAATGAACCTCAATATATCGTTAGAAGACTTACTCCTACAGAATGTGCAAGACTGCAAGGCTTCCCTGATTGGTGGTGCAGTGAACTTGAAACTGAAAATCCAACGGATGAAGATATTCGTTTTTGGAGAGAAGTATTTGAAACACATCGATTAGTGATTGGTAAAAGTACAAAACCAAAATCAGATAATCAAATTATAAAATGGCTTAAAAATCCTCATAGTGATTCTGCAGAATATAAGATGTGGGGCAATGGTGTGGCTCTTCCAAATGTAGTATTTGTCTTATCCGGAATCGTATGGGCTACACAATTAGAAGAGTGA
- a CDS encoding virulence protein: MNIKFDKTGSERKEFVTAIGEILGVKPKYKGMPSMSYEVDYFTIDKVGNLEFDGRADSEEIKHLLEELAKRGFIPEPNEEIVETEKDPHSENVGLTVAVPKNEVNIDKLDALLDAKGGLIQKALGLEHFEYEIGAYEVRFPWFEKINPDEAISYTKFIEALCKMTMKQKRINATEKAVINEKYAFRCFLLRLGFIGDEYKADRKVLLKNLSGSSAFKDGAKKEGNTDEISK; this comes from the coding sequence ATGAACATCAAATTTGATAAAACAGGAAGTGAACGAAAAGAATTCGTTACAGCAATTGGTGAAATCCTTGGTGTAAAACCAAAATACAAGGGTATGCCGAGTATGAGTTATGAAGTTGATTACTTTACAATCGACAAAGTTGGTAACTTAGAATTTGATGGCAGAGCTGATTCTGAAGAGATTAAACATTTGCTTGAGGAACTTGCAAAAAGAGGCTTTATCCCAGAGCCCAATGAAGAAATCGTAGAAACAGAAAAAGACCCACACAGCGAAAATGTGGGGCTTACAGTTGCAGTTCCTAAGAATGAAGTGAACATCGATAAGTTAGATGCCTTGCTTGATGCAAAGGGAGGTTTAATTCAGAAAGCTTTAGGACTGGAGCATTTTGAATATGAGATAGGTGCATATGAAGTGAGATTTCCTTGGTTTGAAAAAATCAATCCGGATGAGGCAATCTCCTACACCAAATTCATCGAGGCATTATGTAAAATGACGATGAAACAAAAACGCATCAATGCCACAGAAAAAGCAGTAATCAATGAAAAGTATGCATTTAGATGTTTCCTTTTGCGATTAGGATTCATTGGAGATGAATATAAAGCAGACAGAAAAGTTTTACTTAAAAACTTAAGTGGTTCTTCAGCGTTTAAAGACGGTGCAAAAAAGGAGGGCAATACAGATGAGATTTCCAAGTAA
- a CDS encoding DUF4314 domain-containing protein, giving the protein MRFPSKEIVEMVRKQYPIGTRVELTKMDDIQAPPIGTKGTVIGVDDTASIMVTWDNGCGLNVVYGEDSCRKIEG; this is encoded by the coding sequence ATGAGATTTCCAAGTAAAGAAATTGTTGAGATGGTAAGAAAACAGTATCCAATAGGAACGAGGGTTGAACTTACCAAGATGGATGACATCCAAGCACCACCGATTGGAACAAAAGGTACAGTTATTGGTGTTGATGATACGGCAAGCATTATGGTTACCTGGGATAACGGATGTGGTTTGAATGTTGTTTATGGTGAAGACTCCTGTAGAAAGATTGAGGGTTAG
- a CDS encoding DUF5049 domain-containing protein, whose translation MDQKIKEQILHIRDTGLTNMFDIYMVQRLAYENDFYELVNFIEENKEEYVHFILYGDD comes from the coding sequence ATGGATCAAAAGATAAAGGAGCAGATACTTCACATAAGAGATACGGGTCTTACAAATATGTTTGATATTTACATGGTTCAAAGACTGGCGTATGAAAATGACTTCTATGAGTTAGTAAACTTCATCGAGGAAAACAAAGAAGAATATGTGCATTTTATCCTTTATGGAGATGACTAA
- a CDS encoding DUF7678 domain-containing protein: MWSEGTIGIPTENGKYKSVRYWVKHYEEPSEDYGIDGGKISKLTLRMDGEEIANYDRGWDIKPTCEEAEFALAILMKEYN, from the coding sequence ATGTGGAGTGAAGGAACAATCGGAATTCCAACTGAAAATGGAAAATACAAAAGCGTTAGATATTGGGTGAAACATTATGAAGAACCTAGCGAAGATTATGGAATTGATGGAGGCAAGATTTCAAAGTTAACTCTTCGAATGGATGGAGAAGAAATTGCCAATTACGATAGGGGTTGGGATATCAAACCAACTTGTGAAGAAGCAGAATTTGCACTTGCGATTTTAATGAAGGAATACAACTAA
- a CDS encoding terminase large subunit has protein sequence MRKLKKYIPTKFMADTSHYDENMADFAVSFIEELCHTKGTWAGKKFELIDWQEQIIRDLFGVLKPNGYRQFNTAYIEIPKKQGKSELAAAVALLLLCGDGEERAEVYGCAADRNQAKIVFDVAVDMVKFSPALMKRVKILESQKKIIYKPTNSSYQVLSADVANKHGFNTHGVIFDELHTQPNRKLYDVMTQGSGDARMQPLYFLITTAGNDTNSICYEIHQKALDIAAGRKVDPTFYSVIYGADETEDWTDPKVWKKANPSLGITVAMEKVKAACDSAKQNPGEENSFRQLRLNQWVKQSIRWMPMEKWDMCKEEIRDDDLLGRVCYGGLDLSSTTDITAFVLVFPPTDEDDKYIILPYFWVPEDTLELRVRKDHVPYDLWEKKGYLQTTEGNVVHYGFIEKFIEELGDKYNIREIAFDRWGAVQMVQNLEGMGFTVVPFGQGFKDMSPPTKELMKLILERKVAHDGHPVLRWNMDNIYIRTDPAGNIKADKEKSTEKIDGAIATIMALDRAIRCGNEISESVYDTRGLLVF, from the coding sequence TTGAGAAAACTTAAAAAGTATATTCCTACCAAGTTTATGGCTGATACCTCACATTATGATGAAAACATGGCTGATTTTGCAGTCAGTTTTATCGAGGAATTATGTCATACAAAAGGAACATGGGCAGGAAAGAAATTTGAACTTATAGATTGGCAAGAACAAATTATAAGAGACCTCTTTGGAGTTTTGAAACCTAATGGATATAGGCAGTTTAATACTGCGTATATTGAGATTCCTAAGAAACAAGGAAAATCAGAACTTGCAGCTGCCGTAGCGCTTCTTCTTTTATGTGGTGATGGAGAAGAACGAGCAGAAGTATACGGATGTGCAGCAGACAGAAATCAGGCAAAAATTGTATTTGATGTAGCGGTTGATATGGTGAAATTTTCTCCCGCACTGATGAAGAGAGTAAAAATTCTCGAATCACAGAAGAAGATTATATATAAGCCAACCAACAGTTCTTATCAAGTGCTTTCTGCAGATGTGGCAAACAAGCATGGCTTTAATACTCATGGGGTTATCTTTGATGAACTTCATACTCAACCAAATCGAAAACTTTACGATGTAATGACTCAAGGCAGTGGTGATGCAAGAATGCAGCCACTTTATTTTCTTATTACAACAGCTGGAAACGATACAAATTCTATCTGTTATGAGATACATCAAAAAGCACTTGATATCGCAGCAGGAAGAAAAGTTGACCCTACATTCTATTCAGTAATTTATGGTGCTGACGAAACTGAGGATTGGACAGATCCAAAAGTGTGGAAGAAAGCAAATCCATCACTTGGTATTACAGTAGCAATGGAAAAAGTAAAGGCAGCTTGTGACAGTGCAAAACAGAATCCAGGAGAAGAGAATTCTTTCAGGCAGTTAAGACTTAATCAATGGGTAAAACAGTCGATTCGCTGGATGCCAATGGAAAAATGGGATATGTGCAAGGAAGAAATCAGAGATGATGATTTACTTGGGCGTGTTTGTTATGGTGGACTCGACTTATCATCGACAACAGATATTACTGCTTTTGTTTTAGTTTTCCCTCCAACTGACGAAGATGATAAATATATCATTCTTCCATATTTTTGGGTTCCGGAAGATACCCTAGAACTCCGTGTTAGAAAAGACCATGTTCCTTATGATTTATGGGAGAAAAAAGGTTATCTGCAAACAACGGAAGGAAATGTTGTACATTATGGCTTCATTGAAAAGTTTATTGAAGAGCTAGGAGATAAATACAACATTCGTGAGATTGCATTCGATAGATGGGGTGCTGTTCAGATGGTTCAAAACCTAGAAGGTATGGGATTTACTGTTGTTCCATTCGGACAAGGGTTTAAAGATATGTCCCCACCTACTAAAGAATTGATGAAACTAATCCTTGAGAGAAAAGTTGCTCATGATGGTCATCCTGTTCTTCGATGGAATATGGATAACATTTATATTCGAACAGATCCGGCAGGGAACATTAAAGCCGATAAAGAAAAATCCACAGAGAAAATTGATGGTGCAATTGCAACCATTATGGCACTTGATAGAGCCATTCGCTGTGGAAATGAAATATCTGAATCAGTTTATGATACAAGAGGTTTACTTGTGTTTTAA
- a CDS encoding phage portal protein: MNIFSGLFKTRDAPKNRTSGSAYSFFMGASTAGKNVNERSAMQMTAVYACVRILSEAIAGLPLHLYRYNDGGGKEKAINHNLYKIIHDEPNPEMTSFVFRETLMTHLLLWGNAYAQIIRNGKGEIIALYPLMPNRMKVDRDEHGALYYEYMVSQDDAPTNKGSSVKLSPDEVMHIPGLGFDGLVGYSPIAMAKNAIGLAIAAEEYGSKFYANGAAPSGVLEHPGTLKDPSKVRDSWSQTFGGSSNSHKVAVLEEGMKYTPISISPNEAQFLETRKFQIDEIARIFRVPPHMVGDLEKSSFSNIEQQSLEFVKYTLDPWVSRWEQNMCRSLLNDNEKKEYFIKFNVDGLLRGDYQSRMNGYATARQNGWMSANDIRELENLDRIPAELGGDLYLINGNMTKLQDAGIFANNPKTLNEEEEENEEQEILELQESKDSKPRKRRSNRENS; this comes from the coding sequence ATGAATATATTTTCTGGATTATTTAAAACTAGAGATGCACCTAAGAACAGAACTAGTGGTAGTGCATACTCGTTTTTTATGGGAGCGAGTACCGCTGGGAAAAATGTAAATGAAAGAAGTGCTATGCAGATGACTGCAGTTTATGCGTGTGTAAGGATTCTTTCAGAGGCGATAGCAGGTTTACCTCTTCATCTTTATAGATATAACGATGGTGGAGGAAAGGAGAAAGCAATCAACCATAATTTATATAAAATTATTCATGATGAACCAAACCCGGAAATGACAAGCTTTGTGTTTCGAGAAACACTCATGACACACTTGCTTTTGTGGGGCAATGCTTATGCTCAAATTATCAGAAATGGTAAGGGTGAGATTATTGCACTCTACCCCTTAATGCCAAATCGAATGAAAGTCGATAGAGATGAACATGGCGCTTTATATTATGAGTATATGGTAAGTCAAGATGATGCGCCAACAAATAAAGGTTCATCAGTTAAGCTATCACCTGATGAAGTAATGCATATTCCAGGACTTGGATTTGATGGATTAGTAGGTTATTCTCCGATTGCAATGGCTAAAAATGCGATTGGTCTTGCCATTGCTGCAGAAGAGTATGGATCTAAGTTCTATGCAAATGGTGCAGCACCCTCCGGTGTTCTTGAACATCCGGGGACTTTAAAAGACCCATCGAAAGTAAGAGATAGTTGGTCGCAGACTTTTGGAGGAAGTTCAAACTCCCATAAGGTTGCTGTGCTTGAAGAAGGAATGAAGTATACACCGATTTCTATTTCTCCAAATGAGGCACAGTTTTTAGAAACAAGAAAATTTCAAATAGATGAGATTGCTCGAATTTTCAGAGTCCCGCCTCATATGGTCGGTGACCTTGAAAAGTCGAGCTTTTCTAATATTGAGCAACAATCTCTTGAGTTTGTTAAATACACACTCGATCCTTGGGTTTCAAGGTGGGAGCAAAATATGTGTCGTTCTTTACTAAACGATAATGAGAAGAAAGAATATTTTATTAAATTTAATGTAGATGGATTACTTCGCGGCGATTATCAAAGCCGTATGAACGGATATGCTACAGCCAGACAGAATGGATGGATGTCAGCAAATGATATAAGAGAACTAGAAAATCTCGATAGAATCCCAGCAGAACTTGGCGGTGATTTGTATCTCATTAATGGCAACATGACCAAGCTTCAAGATGCCGGCATATTTGCAAATAATCCTAAAACATTAAATGAAGAGGAGGAAGAAAATGAAGAACAAGAAATTTTGGAACTTCAAGAATCGAAAGATTCAAAACCAAGAAAACGAAGAAGTAACAGAGAGAATTCTTGA